From Paenibacillus sp. FSL H8-0537:
CCGGCTGCATATGCCTTTGGAGGCAGCAGCATCGGATATACAAATAAAATGAAAACCATCATTGCAGCAAGCCATCTTTTCACAAAAATCCCCCTCGATTATATCGCTATAGCTTATCACTCAAAATAATGATAGATTCTAATGCTCTTTATGTACCATTATACCAAGCTATATTATATTATTATCGACAATTCTACCATAAAGTAAGAGGGGTAATTATATTTTTTCATTTTATTCCTTGCAATGTAAATACCGCGCTGTCGACTATATTCTCCTAGTCTTCAACACGTTCTAATTTCGCTTCGTTCCTCTCGTGCCAAACTCCTGAATATCGACTTCCCCCTCAATAGAAACGGGAATTTGACTGAAGCGCTCCTCCCAGTCATGTCGCTGTCCTTGCGTCATATCCTGCTGCTAAAAAGAGCATTCAGATGTTGTGCTATAATGAATAATCATATGAGAAGGAGGGATTTCAAGTGGAGACTGTGGAAATAATCGCTGTCAGCGCCTTAATCCTGTCACTCTTGCTTCTACTAAAAATAGTCAGCCTGCAAAGGCAGCTTAATGAAATCAAATTAGAGCTTCAATGGTCGAACAGCCGGGAGGGAATGGCAGATTTACCGCGGCCAAACCTGACAAGGCCCCCATTATCTCCGTCTATGCCCCCTGTTAGTCCCGCTGCAAATATAGATGAACGCTTGCTTATGCTGATTTCCGCAGGAAAAAGAATTCAGGCAATCAAGGAATATCGGGAAGTACACAATGTCGGCCTCAAGGAAGCCAAAGATTACGTCGATGATTTGGAGAGGAGGCAATATTGATCCGCTTCATTTCCAGCTTCGTCTCCTCTTTTCCAAATTTTGAATCTTTAGTGTCTATCCTATTTTACTGCCCTCCTAAAGTGGTAGAATAGAGTATTCCGTTCAATATATAAATGAGGAGTATGACAAGTGCGGTCACATCCAATCTATTTTTTACGTATGACAGGTTTGTTAGATGGTATTTCTTTATTAGTATTGCTAGGCATCGCCATGCCCTTGAAATATATTTGGGGGTTCGATAAAGCCGTCACGATAGTGGGAAGCATTCACGGGGGGATTTTCTGTTTATATGCAGCAGCTATCCTTTATGCCGCCATTCGGGTGAAGTGGAGCCTGCTATGGTCTGCCGCTGCCGTCATCGCCGCTTTTGTGCCATTCGGCAACTTTGTGCTCGACTGGAAACTGAAGAAGGTCCAGGCTAATTACAGCTTACGGACGTTTAACTACGCTGTGCTCGTATACAGCATTGTGTTTTTTTCCTTCTTCGATTTATTTTCCCAGCTTCCAGTCATGAGCACATTTGCGGCCTCCGTCGGAGCCAGCTCGTTTATTGTAGGCTTCGTCATTGGGCTGTATTCGTTATCCAATACGCTCGGCAACATTTTATCGGGCATTTTGACGGATCGGATTGGGCCCTTCAAGCTATTAATGGCCGGGCTCGTGTTATCCAGCTGTGCACTGCTGCTTTATCATTTTGTAGAAGAACCCTTATTCCTGATCATCGTTCGAATTATTCACGGCTTTGTCGCCGGATTAATCGTCCCTGCTGCCTTCACCTTCTCGGCCAATACGACGATCAACAATCAACAAGGCAAAAAGGTCGCCTTTACCGGTACCTTTGTTGGACTAGCTGCTATTATCGGCCCTGCTTTCAGCGGCATCATGGCTAGCAAAACGTCCGTGCCCTTCGTTTTTACATGCGTAGCTGTACTGGGCTTTGCTCTTGCGATTTTGTCGGCCATTTTTCTTAGCAAATATAAAATTTCGAAGAAAGAGAAGGGCGAGGCTGCGGTTCCGTTATCAGGCTCGGTTTGGAATGCTGGAGTGATCAAAGCGTATGGGGGCGCCTTTTTCCTCATGTTCTCTCAAGGCGTTATCGCTTACTTGCTGCCTTTGCATGTGCAGTCCTTAGGCTATGATTCAAGATTAAGCGGCACATTAATGAGCACATTTGGCATCATTGCTGTACTTATCTTTGTGCTTCCGACCAACCGTATTTTTGACCGCGTTGCCCCGTCCATCACGATGGCGCTAGGCATTGGCTTAATGGGAATAAGCCAGCTGCTCATTAGCCAATCAACGACGACACTAACGCTTTATAGCGTGCTCGGCCTATACGGAGTAGGCTTCGCCTTCCTGTTTCCATCGATAAACACAATGCTTATTAGAGCCACACCAGCTGAGCTGCGCGGAAAAGCGTACGGCTACTTCTACGCCTGCTTCTCCTTAGGAGTCGTGGTCGGATCTTCCTTGCTGGGCTGGCTGCCCTTTGGTACCCTTCAAGGATTTATGTTCACAGGAGCCGTCCTGCTGCTTTTTGCAGCTTTTGTTGCTTTGAGTGGCAAAAAAGATCGTGCGTTGAGCTACTAGCAGCGGAACAGAGTCTGCACCAAGCGTAAACGGCTGTAGCCGTCCTTTGGTGGCAAAGCTTCCGTTTCGAGGGTGAAATATAAGCCGATTATAGCGGTGAAACTTATCATCGGCTTTTATTCAAAAAAATCGTATGCTCACAAAAGGGATGTGTTCCTCCCCCTGTGAGCATACGATTTTTTAGATTCGTTCCTTATTTTCTAATCGCACTCTTTATTCAGAAGCGCTTTATTCCGCTCATTAAACTTTGCGTTATGCGAAGAAACATAGGCCATAGAAGGCGCTTTCGGCTCCAAATAAAGCTTGGCTCCATTGACTGCAATCGCCGCATCATTAAAAGCTCCAGCAATTAAATACAGCTTATTGGGAAAGCTCGCAGTATCTCCCGCTGCAAAAATGCCGGGCAAATTCGTCCCCATTTTCTCGTCGACCGCAATGCTCCATTGCCCCATATCCAGGCCCCAGTCTACAATTGGTCCAAAATCGCTGAGCTGGCCATGATTGACGATGACAGCATCGACTTCTAAGCGCTGCGTATCCTCCGTCAGCTCGCCATTTGCATCTGTACGTGCGATAGTGACCGCTTCAATCGCATCCCCATGGCCATGCAGCTGTGCAATAGCAAATGGCTTGAATACATGAATGGAGGACTCCTCTACGTATCTCGCATTTTTCTCATGTCCGCCGAGACGCTCGCGCCGATGTACCACTGTAACGCTGGCAGCGATAGACTCAAGCTCCATCGCCCAATCCACCGCTGTATCGCCGCCACCAGAGAGCAGCACGCGTTTGCCTTGAAAGCTTTGTAAATCCGTCACCGTATAGTGCAAATTCGTCACCTCGAAGCGACTCACGCCTTCCAGTTCCAGCTTTGCCACTTTCGCTACTCCATACCCAAGCGCCAAAATAAGCGTACGCGTATGATGCTGTTCCCCCGTGTCCGAAGTAACGCTCATCGTCCCGTCTTCCAGCCGCTCGAGATTCGTAATTTGCTGGCCGAGCACAATGGTTGGATCAAAGGTTTGTGCTTGCTCGATAAGCTGAGCAATCAATTGCTCGCAACGGGTAGGCTTCAGCCCGCCGACATCCCAAATCATTTTTTCCGGGTAAATCAGCAGCCTTCCGCCAAGCTCCCCCTTCGCCTCAATCAGCTTCGTCTTCATATCCCGCATTCCACTATAAAATGAGGCATACAAGCCTGCCGGCCCGCCGCCGATAATCGTGACATCATATAACTCCAGTTCCTTTGTCATTTTTTATCGCCTTCCCCAGTCAATATGCGAACAGCATCCTCAACTGCGACGTTTATTGAGATAGGGTCATAAGCAAACCATTTGTCAGCTTGAATTTTGTATACTTTGTTATTTTTCACTGCCGGAAGATTAGCCCAGATGGCTGATTTCTGCAATTCATTATACTGGCTGTCGGCCTCTTCATCGGACACTAGTACAAAAATACGATCTGCTGCATATTCCGGGATTTTCTCCAGTGATACATCCTCCGTGCTCGTGAAGTTTGGATTTTGTTCCATCGCTTGTTTGATTAGTGGCGTTGGCGTCAATTCCAAGCTGTGATACAGAGCATAACCAATATCGCGTCCACCATATACTCGAATGGATTTGCCAAAAAAGCGGACAATGGCTACTGTTTCCTCTTTAGAAATATCATCCTTTATCGCCTCTCTTGCTTTAGCCGCCTTGGCGTCCATTTCCTGAATATAGGCCTCTGCCTCGGCATCCTTGTCCAAAAATGAGGCAATCACGCGCAGCTTCGTTGCCACATCATCGGTACTCCATGGGATGACGATAGTAGGAGCGATTTTGGAATAATCCGCATATGCAATATTGTCAAAATCCGTTGCGATAATTAAATCTGGCTCCAACGCGGCAATGGCTTCCAAATTCGGCGGAAAATCGCCTATGCCCGTAATTCCTTCCGAATACGGAGCCAGATTGGGACTTGCTTCCCCAAGCTGGCGTTCCACTGCACCAACGGGCTTAATGCCGAGTGCTGCCAATTCGCCAAGATAATAGGTTGCTACAACCCGCTGCGGGTTAACGGGTATTTCCACCTCGCCATTTACGGTGGCCACCTTGCGGGTTTGCGCTTCTTCTACTGGAGCCGCCGTCTCCGCCGTTTGTACAGGTTTGCTCTGATTAGCCGCCCCGCTCTGTCCACATGCCGATACTGCCATCATAATCACCAGCAGGCTGGCGATGAAAATCATTTTTGTGCGCATCTCTCATATTCCCCTCTATGCTTGTGATATCGATAATCATTATTAATTATAAGGAGGAATAAGGAGCATCGCTATATCCGATTATTAAAAGCTGTTGGTCATATTGTTAACGAGTATGCTGCTCATTGAAACAATGGCATCACTTTCGTGAGTTGATCGGCGATATGAACGGGATCATAGTGCAGCCACTCGCGGTAATCCAAATAAATAACCGGTCTCTCATTTTTCAGTTCAAACTGCCGCCAATGCTCATTCATTCGCAGCAAATCATTTTGCTCGCCCACATCGGGCACCAAAATAATAAAATTGATATCGCCAGCAAAATCGGCCATTTGCCGCATCGAAATTTCCATGCTATGAAAGTTAGGATTTTGGGCCAAACGCTGCTGAATGGCCGGATGCGGCAGCAGGCGGAGAAATTCATAAAAAATGCATCCGGCATCCCTTATGCCATATAAGTAGCAGCGGTTATTTTCGATCTTAAACAGGCTGACCGTCATACCTGGAGCAACCCTGCCGAGCAGCTTTTCGCGAAGCTGCTCGGCCTGCTGATCCAATGACTCGATATAACGAATTGCTGCGGCTTCCTTTGCAACCAGACGTGCAATCCATTTCAAATGCTCCCGCCAGCTCAACGTTAGCCAAGGAATATGAACAACTGGGGCCAGCGAGCGAAATCTCTCCTGTACGCTCTCCATGCTGCTGGTCACAATGAGCTGGGGCTTGCTTAGTTCCAGCCATTTTTTCTGGCTTTCGATCGAGGCAAGTATAGGCAGCTCCGTCACCTTAACGCGAACGTCAGGCGGGATAACCTCATGGCTGCTGCTGCTGAAACGGGCGATGCAGGGCATAACCCCGAGGGCAATGAAATGGTAGGTATAGGGATACTCAAGGGAAGCTATACGCTCTGGAACAAAAGCTTGCTTGTACATTGTCGGGCTCATCCCTTGCACCTTGCGAAACCGCTTGCTCATATACCAGGCATCACGAAAGCCGGAACGATGCGCCAATTCATCAAGCTTGCTTTTATGCCCGTGCTCTTGCAGCAGCAGCTCAGACACGCGATGCACGCGAAGCCGCTCCAAATAATCAGAAGGGCTGAGTCCCGACACTTTTTTGCATAATACAGAGAAATAGGTGCTGGCAATTCCGGCTTTTTCAGCTAATTGCTCTCTCGTCAGCGCTTCGGTGTAATGCGACTCCATAAAACGCAAAGCAGCCAAAACCGACTGCTCGGTTGTCCAGCGCCGATCAAGGCCCACTTGATGATCTCTTTCCCACCAAAGCATCATCTGCTGAATGAGCGTGTGTGCCGTTAAGCTGCGCTGTGCCACTTCAGGATGCGTGATTGCAGTCGAAAACAGCTGCTCTGCCAGTGCGATAAGCTCGCTTGCATTGGAAGCATGCTTGCACATCTGCAAATAAACGGCCCCGGCCTCCACTAAGCTGCCATCCTGCACCGACATCCTAATAGAAAGGGGCATAAACTCTATAAAAAAGACACGGCAGTCTCCATTTTTAGTTTCGGCTTGCAAAAGGCAATCCCCCGGATTGCCTAAAATAGCCGTGCCTGGGGCCAGCTCCATTCGGCCATGCTCCATGCTCACAGCTCCAGCCCCTGCCATGCCAATCAGCATCCAATGAAAATGGGTTTGGAATAAGTGCTCGGGCTGGCTCGGACCACAAGCCAGCTGTTGAATGGATTTAAACGCATATAGCACATTTTGCTCGGATTCCATAGCCATAGCCCTCCCCTTCCTTTTTAACCAATGTACAAGGAATAGGGAAGTAAAACAACTGCCTTGCTGCGCTTAGCTCACTTAGTCCATTTTCTCCGCCTACTGCATAGCGATGACCACATTGCCTTTTTTATGTCCTTGATCCACATAGCGATGCGCCTCGGCGATTTGCTCCAGCGGGTAGCTCCGGTCGACTACGCCTTTGAGCTCGCCGTCTTCAATTAATTCCTTCAGAAACAGCAAATCCTCCACACGCACCCTCGCAACTCCCTGACCTTCTACCGATACGAATTTGCCATTCGGCGCCAGCGCTTTTCTGGCATGCGTCTTCGAGGTTTTGCCCACCGCATCAAGGATGATATCGTAACGCTCGCCTGTTTTTGTAAAATCCTGCAACGCATAATCAATGACGTAATCTGCGCCGAGTACCCGCACCCATTCCACATTAGAGGTGCTGCATACTGCTGTCACTTCGGCTCCAAAATGCTTGGCAAGCTGGACTGCGGACGTACCTACCGCTCCGGAAGCACCATAAATCAGCACCTTTTGACCGCTTTGCAAATGCCCCTTGCGAAAAAAATGCAGCGCCGTCGACCCGCCAAATAGGACAGCAGCAGCTTCCTCATAAGAAATGTTGGCTGGCTTATGCGTAACCAGGTCCATTTCCGAGAGACAGACATATTGCGCATGGGCGCCAAAACGCATACCTGTGAACGCGTACACGGTATCGCCGATATTGAATTTTGTCACGTGCTTGCCGACCGCTTCAACCTCTCCGGCAAGCTCCACGCCTAAAATCGGCTGTCTTGGTCGCGTTATTCCAAGGAAGAGCCGCATGGGGAGCCGATATAAAAACGGACTTTTAAAGCCGCGAACTCGGCAATCCCCTGATGTCACAGAGGTCGCATACACCTTGATTAAAATTTCATCGTCCTGCGGAGCCGGCTTATTCACTTCCTTGACTTGTAAAACCTCCGGTGCTCCATACTTTGTGCAAAATACAGCTTTCATCGTTTTCTTAGCGTTTAATGGTTCCATATAGACATCCTCCCGCGCATTCTTTTGCCATAAGTATAGGTGCCGCGGAGCCTGACAGGTAGCTACTTAAGTATGGTTGTGAAAATAACGCTGGGTGACTTGAACGCCTTATCGCCAAAAGACAAAAAGCCCTCGATTTCATTCGAGGGCTCTCGCGGGCTTGCTCACGTACTGCGGTGCGACTGAGTCAGCGTTACGTTTGACCGGGAAAACGGCCGCCAGCGGCAATGTCTTTTGGCGAAATGCGTTCAATTTCCGCAAGCTCAGCGGCCGACAAGGAAACATGAAGGGCACCTTGGTTCTCCTTCACGCGATCGAGCCGCTTCGTGCCCGGTATCGGCACAATATGCTCCCCTTGCGCTAGAAGCCAGGCAAGCGCGAGTTGGGACGGAGCGCAGCCTTTTTCCGCAGCCAGCTTCTCAATCAGCGCAACCACCTCCACATTTTTGGC
This genomic window contains:
- a CDS encoding MFS transporter, translating into MRSHPIYFLRMTGLLDGISLLVLLGIAMPLKYIWGFDKAVTIVGSIHGGIFCLYAAAILYAAIRVKWSLLWSAAAVIAAFVPFGNFVLDWKLKKVQANYSLRTFNYAVLVYSIVFFSFFDLFSQLPVMSTFAASVGASSFIVGFVIGLYSLSNTLGNILSGILTDRIGPFKLLMAGLVLSSCALLLYHFVEEPLFLIIVRIIHGFVAGLIVPAAFTFSANTTINNQQGKKVAFTGTFVGLAAIIGPAFSGIMASKTSVPFVFTCVAVLGFALAILSAIFLSKYKISKKEKGEAAVPLSGSVWNAGVIKAYGGAFFLMFSQGVIAYLLPLHVQSLGYDSRLSGTLMSTFGIIAVLIFVLPTNRIFDRVAPSITMALGIGLMGISQLLISQSTTTLTLYSVLGLYGVGFAFLFPSINTMLIRATPAELRGKAYGYFYACFSLGVVVGSSLLGWLPFGTLQGFMFTGAVLLLFAAFVALSGKKDRALSY
- a CDS encoding helix-turn-helix domain-containing protein, giving the protein MESEQNVLYAFKSIQQLACGPSQPEHLFQTHFHWMLIGMAGAGAVSMEHGRMELAPGTAILGNPGDCLLQAETKNGDCRVFFIEFMPLSIRMSVQDGSLVEAGAVYLQMCKHASNASELIALAEQLFSTAITHPEVAQRSLTAHTLIQQMMLWWERDHQVGLDRRWTTEQSVLAALRFMESHYTEALTREQLAEKAGIASTYFSVLCKKVSGLSPSDYLERLRVHRVSELLLQEHGHKSKLDELAHRSGFRDAWYMSKRFRKVQGMSPTMYKQAFVPERIASLEYPYTYHFIALGVMPCIARFSSSSHEVIPPDVRVKVTELPILASIESQKKWLELSKPQLIVTSSMESVQERFRSLAPVVHIPWLTLSWREHLKWIARLVAKEAAAIRYIESLDQQAEQLREKLLGRVAPGMTVSLFKIENNRCYLYGIRDAGCIFYEFLRLLPHPAIQQRLAQNPNFHSMEISMRQMADFAGDINFIILVPDVGEQNDLLRMNEHWRQFELKNERPVIYLDYREWLHYDPVHIADQLTKVMPLFQ
- a CDS encoding ribosomal protein L7/L12; the protein is METVEIIAVSALILSLLLLLKIVSLQRQLNEIKLELQWSNSREGMADLPRPNLTRPPLSPSMPPVSPAANIDERLLMLISAGKRIQAIKEYREVHNVGLKEAKDYVDDLERRQY
- a CDS encoding ABC transporter substrate-binding protein, translated to MRTKMIFIASLLVIMMAVSACGQSGAANQSKPVQTAETAAPVEEAQTRKVATVNGEVEIPVNPQRVVATYYLGELAALGIKPVGAVERQLGEASPNLAPYSEGITGIGDFPPNLEAIAALEPDLIIATDFDNIAYADYSKIAPTIVIPWSTDDVATKLRVIASFLDKDAEAEAYIQEMDAKAAKAREAIKDDISKEETVAIVRFFGKSIRVYGGRDIGYALYHSLELTPTPLIKQAMEQNPNFTSTEDVSLEKIPEYAADRIFVLVSDEEADSQYNELQKSAIWANLPAVKNNKVYKIQADKWFAYDPISINVAVEDAVRILTGEGDKK
- a CDS encoding NAD(P)/FAD-dependent oxidoreductase → MTKELELYDVTIIGGGPAGLYASFYSGMRDMKTKLIEAKGELGGRLLIYPEKMIWDVGGLKPTRCEQLIAQLIEQAQTFDPTIVLGQQITNLERLEDGTMSVTSDTGEQHHTRTLILALGYGVAKVAKLELEGVSRFEVTNLHYTVTDLQSFQGKRVLLSGGGDTAVDWAMELESIAASVTVVHRRERLGGHEKNARYVEESSIHVFKPFAIAQLHGHGDAIEAVTIARTDANGELTEDTQRLEVDAVIVNHGQLSDFGPIVDWGLDMGQWSIAVDEKMGTNLPGIFAAGDTASFPNKLYLIAGAFNDAAIAVNGAKLYLEPKAPSMAYVSSHNAKFNERNKALLNKECD
- a CDS encoding NAD(P)-dependent alcohol dehydrogenase; translation: MKAVFCTKYGAPEVLQVKEVNKPAPQDDEILIKVYATSVTSGDCRVRGFKSPFLYRLPMRLFLGITRPRQPILGVELAGEVEAVGKHVTKFNIGDTVYAFTGMRFGAHAQYVCLSEMDLVTHKPANISYEEAAAVLFGGSTALHFFRKGHLQSGQKVLIYGASGAVGTSAVQLAKHFGAEVTAVCSTSNVEWVRVLGADYVIDYALQDFTKTGERYDIILDAVGKTSKTHARKALAPNGKFVSVEGQGVARVRVEDLLFLKELIEDGELKGVVDRSYPLEQIAEAHRYVDQGHKKGNVVIAMQ